In the Pseudoliparis swirei isolate HS2019 ecotype Mariana Trench chromosome 19, NWPU_hadal_v1, whole genome shotgun sequence genome, one interval contains:
- the LOC130209907 gene encoding L-selectin-like — translation MGANSFWYDYNCEVALRSACFDVRGPNTYVLTTTSMNWTEAQSYCRKHHTDLASVRNMEENQVVQNLNPSNTYIWIGLFRDPWNWSDGSESLFRNWNHQEPRIPDGSSKKCVAADFSADGQWEILDCNVKSAFICYDDFVPVSKRVVKVRLERSSSSLDLNDPVVMEDLLKQLKQRMKDQGLNEDIKLSWKKQSDGKVFHKEEKKTMKKRRDEL, via the exons ATGGGTGCCAATAGTTTTTGGTATGACTACAATTGTGAGGTGGCCCTTAGGTCAGCCTGCTTCGATGTCAGAG GGCCAAACACATATGTCCTCACTACCACCTCGATGAATTGGACTGAAGCCCAGAGCTACTGCAGAAAACACCACACAGACCTGGCCAGTGtgaggaacatggaggagaaCCAGGTGGTTCAGAATCTGAATCCCTCGAATACGTACATCTGGATCGGCCTTTTCAGAGATCCATGGAATTGGTCTGATGGAAGTGAGTCCTTATTTAGGAACTGGAATCATCAGGAGCCTCGTATACCTGATGGCTCCTCTAAGAAATGTGTGGCAGCAGACTTCAGTGCCGATGGACAATGGGAGATCCTGGACTGTAACGTCAAGTCAGCGTTCATCTGCTATGATG actTTGTTCCTGTTTCAAAGCGAGTGGTGAAAGTGAGGCTGGAGAGAAGCAGCTCCTCTCTGGATCTGAATGACCCTGTGGTGATGGAGGACCTCTTGAAGCAG ctcAAACAGAGAATGAAGGACCAAGGGCTGAACGAGGACATCAAACTGAGCTGGAAGAAGCAGTCGGATGGAAAAGTCTTTcacaaggaagagaagaagaccatgaagaagagaagagatgagctTTAA